One part of the Anaeromyxobacter sp. Fw109-5 genome encodes these proteins:
- a CDS encoding FAD-dependent oxidoreductase: MSKARQPGPSAATSEAEQRPTGIYLCRCGPNLGALVRLGSLGEPAAWPGARDVAVHDVLCSPEGRAWLAARIHDRGIERVVVGACSPREHEATFRAVLAAAGRSPEHLQLVNLREQVEWVGGAPGAATERARRLVAAGLARVRLHWPIPPCDVAASPDVIVVGGGAAGVAAARALARRDRRVVLVERSFAIGGLANRLDEIFPAGECASCFMEPVLDEVLHSERIEVLTGAELRRVRGAHGRFEVELAVRSRGVDPAACLGCGACSAACPASRPDPDGGPARKAIGVPYPGALPHASAIDAAACLRAAGEACDACARACPFGAVRLDEPARTREVSAGAIVIATGMRPGAVDGPDGVVSTYALERMLHPDGPTGGEVRGAHGRLPRSVLLATTAAEEDGALAVEEILKLAARLRAKLPGARLAIAGGLERLPGAGRRGVALAAAGVELLAGALDPGSLEACAEGVRARLSGGGTRTADLVAIHAPALASDGAAALAKLLRLEVDERGFVAERGASPFEPTATRLAGIYVAGAAAGPRSIREAIRDGAAAAGLVLSSLAPGDRIPLEPFAADIDAARCSGCAVCASTCPFGAISLEAPTGPAVVAAVLCRGCGTCVAACPAGAASAPQFTGAQIAAEISALLRAAPAGGE; encoded by the coding sequence GTGAGCAAGGCGCGGCAGCCGGGCCCGTCGGCGGCCACCTCCGAGGCGGAGCAGCGCCCCACCGGCATCTATCTCTGCCGCTGCGGCCCGAACCTCGGCGCGCTGGTGCGGCTCGGATCGCTCGGTGAACCGGCCGCCTGGCCAGGCGCCCGGGACGTGGCGGTGCACGACGTGCTCTGCTCGCCGGAGGGCAGGGCCTGGCTCGCCGCGCGGATCCACGACCGTGGGATCGAGCGGGTGGTGGTCGGCGCCTGCTCGCCCCGCGAGCACGAGGCGACCTTCCGCGCGGTGCTCGCCGCGGCCGGCCGCTCGCCCGAGCACTTGCAGCTCGTGAACCTGCGCGAGCAGGTGGAGTGGGTGGGAGGAGCTCCCGGCGCCGCCACCGAGCGGGCGCGCAGGCTCGTCGCGGCGGGGCTCGCGCGCGTCCGGCTCCACTGGCCGATCCCCCCGTGCGACGTGGCGGCGTCGCCGGACGTGATCGTGGTGGGCGGCGGGGCGGCCGGCGTCGCGGCGGCGCGCGCCCTCGCACGCCGCGATCGGCGGGTGGTCCTCGTCGAGCGCTCCTTCGCCATCGGGGGGCTCGCCAACCGGCTCGACGAGATCTTCCCCGCGGGCGAGTGCGCGAGCTGCTTCATGGAGCCGGTGCTCGACGAGGTGCTCCACTCCGAGCGGATCGAGGTGCTGACCGGCGCGGAGCTGCGCCGCGTGCGCGGTGCCCACGGCCGCTTCGAGGTCGAGCTCGCGGTCCGCTCGCGCGGCGTCGACCCGGCGGCGTGCCTCGGCTGCGGGGCGTGCAGCGCGGCCTGCCCCGCCTCGCGCCCCGACCCCGACGGCGGCCCCGCGCGCAAGGCGATCGGCGTCCCCTACCCGGGCGCGCTCCCGCACGCCTCGGCCATCGACGCCGCCGCCTGCCTGCGGGCCGCGGGCGAGGCCTGCGACGCGTGCGCCCGCGCCTGCCCGTTCGGCGCGGTGCGCCTCGACGAGCCGGCGCGGACGCGTGAGGTGAGCGCCGGCGCGATCGTGATCGCCACCGGCATGCGCCCCGGCGCGGTGGACGGACCGGACGGCGTGGTCTCGACGTACGCGCTCGAGCGGATGCTGCACCCGGACGGCCCCACCGGCGGCGAGGTGCGCGGCGCGCACGGCCGCCTCCCGCGATCCGTGCTGCTCGCGACCACCGCGGCCGAGGAGGACGGGGCGCTCGCGGTGGAGGAGATCCTGAAGCTCGCCGCCCGGCTCCGCGCGAAGCTGCCGGGGGCGAGGCTCGCCATCGCGGGTGGGCTGGAGCGGCTCCCCGGCGCAGGCCGCCGCGGGGTCGCGCTCGCGGCGGCGGGCGTGGAGCTCCTCGCCGGCGCGCTCGACCCCGGCTCGCTGGAGGCCTGCGCCGAGGGCGTGCGGGCGCGGCTCTCCGGTGGCGGCACGCGCACGGCCGACCTCGTCGCGATCCACGCGCCCGCGCTCGCCTCGGACGGCGCGGCCGCGCTGGCGAAGCTGCTGCGCCTCGAGGTGGACGAGCGCGGCTTCGTCGCGGAGCGCGGCGCGAGCCCCTTCGAGCCCACCGCCACCCGGCTCGCGGGGATCTACGTGGCGGGGGCCGCCGCGGGGCCGCGCTCCATACGGGAGGCGATCCGCGACGGCGCGGCGGCGGCCGGGCTCGTGCTCTCCTCGCTCGCCCCGGGCGACCGGATCCCCCTCGAGCCGTTCGCCGCGGACATCGACGCGGCCCGGTGCAGCGGCTGCGCCGTCTGCGCCTCGACCTGCCCCTTCGGCGCCATCTCGCTCGAAGCGCCGACCGGCCCGGCGGTGGTGGCGGCGGTGCTCTGCCGCGGCTGCGGCACCTGCGTGGCGGCCTGCCCGGCGGGGGCGGCGAGCGCGCCCCAATTCACCGGCGCGCAGATCGCGGCGGAGATCAGCGCGCTGCTCCGCGCGGCGCCCGCGGGCGGGGAGTAG
- the rpoN gene encoding RNA polymerase factor sigma-54, with protein sequence MSLELKQHLKMTQQLVMTPQLQQAIKLLQLSRMELVDLIRTELTENPLLEDPAEGEEESRAEGASPTEQAQLEAEPQHKEAEKAEEVKGEEGANEIDWDQYLDHYQLQGHTAPSNRGLTDEELPGYEATLTKKTDLVDHLVWQLRLSHLTEDEERVAMLIIGNLDEDGYFKMPPVEGESEESATRDPLVRVSFEAAVGIEFAEGVLKKVQALDPVGIASRDLRECLLNQVRHLNADTPEIVAIIERHLRHLESKNYGAIAKDLKITVEEVVKAVKVISRLEPKPGRAYSGEEAQYITPDVYVHKMGDKYVTVLNDDGLSKLRISGMYRAALKNGQAGEAKEYIQDKLRSAVWLIRSIHQRQRTIYKVTESIVKFQREFLDKGIAYLKPLILRDVAEDIGMHESTVSRVTTNKYVHTPQGIYELKFFFNSAINRTGGDEIASEAVKNHIKQIVAAEDPKHPHSDQRIVEILKGQGIEIARRTVAKYREVLGILPSSKRKKYF encoded by the coding sequence ATGAGCCTCGAGCTGAAGCAGCACCTCAAGATGACCCAGCAGCTGGTGATGACCCCCCAGCTGCAGCAGGCCATCAAGCTCTTGCAGCTCTCGCGCATGGAGCTCGTGGACCTCATCCGCACCGAGCTCACCGAGAACCCCCTCCTCGAGGATCCGGCCGAGGGCGAGGAGGAGTCGCGCGCCGAGGGCGCGAGCCCGACGGAGCAGGCGCAGCTCGAGGCGGAGCCGCAGCACAAGGAGGCGGAGAAGGCCGAGGAGGTGAAGGGCGAGGAGGGCGCGAACGAGATCGACTGGGACCAGTACCTCGACCACTACCAGCTCCAGGGACACACCGCCCCCTCGAACCGCGGCCTCACCGACGAGGAGCTGCCGGGGTACGAGGCGACGCTCACCAAGAAGACGGATCTCGTCGATCACCTCGTCTGGCAGCTCCGCCTCTCGCACCTCACCGAGGACGAGGAGCGCGTCGCGATGCTCATCATCGGGAACCTCGACGAGGACGGCTACTTCAAGATGCCGCCGGTCGAGGGCGAGAGCGAGGAGTCGGCCACGCGCGATCCCCTCGTCCGGGTGTCCTTCGAGGCGGCCGTGGGCATCGAGTTCGCCGAAGGCGTGCTGAAGAAGGTCCAGGCGCTCGATCCGGTGGGGATCGCGTCGCGCGACCTGCGCGAGTGCCTGCTGAACCAGGTGCGCCACCTGAACGCGGACACGCCCGAGATCGTGGCGATCATCGAGCGGCACCTGCGGCACCTCGAGTCGAAGAACTACGGGGCCATCGCCAAGGATCTCAAGATCACCGTCGAGGAGGTCGTGAAGGCGGTGAAGGTGATCAGCCGCCTGGAGCCGAAGCCCGGCCGCGCCTACTCGGGCGAGGAGGCGCAGTACATCACCCCCGACGTCTACGTCCACAAGATGGGGGACAAGTACGTCACGGTCCTCAACGACGACGGGCTCTCGAAGCTGCGCATCAGCGGGATGTACCGCGCGGCCCTCAAGAACGGGCAGGCCGGCGAGGCGAAGGAGTACATCCAGGACAAGCTCCGCAGCGCGGTGTGGCTCATCCGCTCCATCCACCAGCGGCAGCGCACGATCTACAAGGTCACCGAGTCGATCGTGAAGTTCCAGCGCGAGTTCCTCGACAAGGGCATCGCCTACCTGAAGCCCCTCATCCTCCGCGACGTGGCGGAGGACATCGGCATGCACGAGTCCACGGTGTCGCGCGTCACGACGAACAAGTACGTGCACACGCCGCAGGGCATCTACGAGCTCAAGTTCTTCTTCAACTCGGCCATCAACCGGACGGGCGGGGACGAGATCGCCAGCGAGGCGGTCAAGAACCACATCAAGCAGATCGTCGCCGCCGAGGACCCGAAGCACCCGCACTCCGACCAGCGGATCGTCGAGATCCTCAAGGGCCAGGGGATCGAGATCGCGCGCCGCACCGTCGCGAAGTACCGCGAGGTGCTGGGGATCCTCCCCTCCTCGAAGCGCAAGAAGTATTTCTAG
- a CDS encoding sulfurtransferase TusA family protein has product MAQNFFRIDCSGMRCPQPVLKLAVETAETTAGTVVEIVGDCPTFEKDIRTFCERRKKTLLSVRPDGQKVVIQIQY; this is encoded by the coding sequence GTGGCCCAGAACTTCTTCCGGATCGACTGCTCCGGGATGCGCTGCCCTCAGCCCGTGCTGAAGCTGGCCGTCGAGACCGCGGAGACGACGGCCGGCACGGTGGTGGAAATCGTGGGCGACTGCCCGACGTTCGAGAAGGACATCCGGACGTTCTGCGAGCGGCGCAAGAAGACGCTCCTCTCCGTGCGGCCGGACGGCCAGAAGGTCGTCATCCAGATCCAGTACTGA
- a CDS encoding Ni/Fe hydrogenase subunit alpha, with the protein MTRRITIDPITRLEGHGKIEVFLDADGNAESAFLQVPELRGFERFCVGRPAEEMPQLTAHVCGVCPAAHHLAAARALDAMYGVVPPAAARKIQALYYNLFIFEDHLLHYWYMGGPDFYAGSSAPAPMRSIVGVLAKVGADLGRRILGARKEARELMAAIAGRTIHPVFALPGGVSRPLDPDTVRRARELAPGLVRFAADTLESFRAAVLGSGEYGEALSSEMYRVRCHSMGMVDEAGRLTFLDGVLRIVDPRGGELARFAPRDWLLHLAERVEPWTYAKLTFLKAKGWTGFTEGDDSGLYRVGPLARLNVAREMATPLAEAERQRLFDALGWPAHQTLAFHWARLVEALQAAEAIEALAADPDLEAREVRTVPAPLAGPSEGVGVVEAPRGTLIHHFAADASGLLTAANLVVASQHNAAPVQISVRKAARGLIRNGKVDPALLNQLEMAFRAYDPCNACASHALPGELPLVVTVRGADGAVREVIRRRVPEEDDRQRG; encoded by the coding sequence ATGACGCGCCGGATCACCATCGACCCGATCACGCGCCTCGAGGGCCACGGCAAGATCGAGGTCTTCCTCGACGCGGACGGGAACGCCGAGAGCGCGTTCCTGCAGGTGCCCGAGCTGCGCGGGTTCGAGCGGTTCTGCGTGGGGCGGCCGGCGGAGGAGATGCCGCAGCTCACCGCCCACGTCTGCGGCGTGTGCCCCGCGGCCCACCACCTCGCCGCGGCGCGGGCGCTCGACGCGATGTACGGCGTCGTCCCCCCCGCCGCGGCGCGGAAGATCCAGGCGCTCTACTACAACCTCTTCATCTTCGAGGACCACCTCCTCCACTACTGGTACATGGGCGGGCCGGACTTCTACGCCGGCTCGTCGGCGCCCGCGCCCATGCGGAGCATCGTCGGCGTCCTCGCGAAGGTCGGCGCGGACCTCGGCCGGCGCATCCTCGGCGCGCGCAAGGAGGCGCGCGAGCTCATGGCCGCGATCGCCGGGCGGACCATCCACCCGGTGTTCGCGCTGCCGGGCGGCGTCTCCCGGCCGCTCGACCCCGACACCGTCCGCCGCGCGCGAGAGCTCGCGCCCGGGCTCGTCCGGTTCGCGGCCGACACGCTCGAGTCGTTCCGCGCCGCGGTGCTCGGGAGCGGCGAGTACGGCGAGGCGCTCTCGAGCGAGATGTACCGGGTCCGCTGCCACTCGATGGGCATGGTGGACGAGGCGGGGCGGCTCACCTTCCTCGACGGGGTGCTGCGGATCGTGGATCCGCGGGGCGGCGAGCTCGCGCGCTTCGCGCCGAGGGACTGGCTCCTCCACCTCGCCGAGCGGGTCGAGCCCTGGACCTACGCGAAGCTCACGTTCCTCAAGGCGAAGGGCTGGACCGGGTTCACCGAGGGCGACGACAGCGGGCTCTATCGCGTGGGCCCGCTCGCGCGGCTGAACGTGGCGCGGGAGATGGCGACCCCGCTCGCCGAGGCGGAGCGGCAGCGGCTGTTCGACGCGCTCGGCTGGCCAGCGCACCAGACCCTGGCGTTCCACTGGGCGCGCCTCGTGGAGGCGCTGCAGGCGGCGGAGGCGATCGAGGCGCTCGCGGCCGATCCCGACCTCGAGGCGCGCGAGGTGCGGACGGTGCCCGCGCCGCTCGCGGGGCCGAGCGAGGGCGTGGGGGTGGTGGAGGCGCCGCGCGGGACGCTCATCCACCACTTCGCCGCGGACGCGAGCGGGCTCCTCACCGCCGCGAACCTGGTGGTGGCCTCGCAGCACAACGCCGCCCCGGTGCAGATCTCGGTGCGCAAGGCGGCGCGCGGGCTCATCCGGAACGGGAAGGTCGATCCCGCCCTCCTGAACCAGCTCGAGATGGCGTTCCGCGCCTACGACCCCTGCAACGCCTGCGCGTCGCACGCGCTCCCGGGAGAGCTGCCGCTCGTCGTCACCGTGCGCGGGGCGGACGGCGCGGTGCGCGAGGTGATCCGCCGCCGCGTCCCCGAAGAGGACGATCGGCAGCGGGGGTGA
- the hpf gene encoding ribosome hibernation-promoting factor, HPF/YfiA family — protein sequence MQVNITFRHLEPTEALKSHVKGRVEHVQRYIDRPSEAHAVLHVENLDHHAEITVKAGRFLLRGTARSADMYASIDQAADKIERQLKKHKEKLTNHYKSNGTPAPWAPVDVRHDVLDILEHPERPSHRVVKSKKFQARAMSVDEAILQLELLDAKFYVFQNAEDRAVNVVYRRDDGGFGLIEARPS from the coding sequence ATGCAGGTGAACATCACCTTCCGGCACCTCGAGCCCACCGAAGCGCTGAAGTCTCACGTCAAAGGCCGTGTCGAGCACGTCCAGCGCTACATCGACCGGCCGAGTGAGGCGCACGCGGTCCTGCACGTCGAGAACCTCGACCACCACGCCGAGATCACCGTGAAGGCCGGACGATTCCTGCTGCGGGGCACCGCCCGCTCGGCGGACATGTACGCGTCCATCGACCAGGCGGCCGACAAGATCGAGCGGCAGCTGAAGAAGCACAAGGAGAAGCTCACGAACCACTACAAGTCGAACGGCACGCCGGCGCCCTGGGCCCCGGTGGACGTCCGGCACGACGTGCTCGACATCCTCGAGCACCCCGAGCGTCCGAGCCACCGGGTGGTGAAGAGCAAGAAGTTCCAGGCGCGGGCGATGAGCGTGGACGAGGCGATCCTCCAGCTCGAGCTGCTCGACGCGAAGTTCTACGTGTTCCAGAACGCCGAGGACCGCGCGGTGAACGTGGTCTACCGGCGCGACGACGGGGGCTTCGGCCTCATCGAGGCGCGCCCGAGCTAG
- a CDS encoding PTS sugar transporter subunit IIA, protein MKIVEFLRPDAVIASLSGQTGQAALAELCRPLSAAYKVDGQRLLETLLEREKLGSTGIGEGVAIPHGKVPGLPGLIAAFGRSTQGIDFRAIDGRPTHLFFTLFAPENSAGAHLKALARISRIFKNATFRDALMRASSAEEIFGLIETEDAKY, encoded by the coding sequence ATGAAGATCGTCGAGTTCCTGCGGCCCGACGCCGTGATCGCGAGCCTCTCCGGCCAGACCGGGCAGGCGGCTCTCGCCGAGCTCTGCCGGCCGCTCTCGGCCGCTTACAAGGTCGACGGGCAGCGCCTCCTCGAGACGCTGCTCGAGCGCGAGAAGCTCGGCTCGACGGGGATCGGCGAGGGCGTCGCCATCCCGCACGGGAAGGTGCCGGGGTTGCCCGGCCTCATCGCCGCCTTCGGGCGCTCGACGCAGGGCATCGACTTCCGCGCGATCGACGGCCGCCCGACGCACCTCTTCTTCACCCTGTTCGCGCCCGAGAACTCGGCCGGCGCGCACCTCAAGGCGCTCGCCCGCATCAGCCGGATCTTCAAGAACGCCACCTTCCGCGACGCGCTCATGCGCGCCTCGTCCGCCGAGGAGATCTTCGGTCTCATCGAGACCGAGGACGCGAAGTACTGA
- a CDS encoding hydrogenase iron-sulfur subunit yields MPPREPRIVAFLCSWCAYSAADRAGQARLEYPQSLLTVRVMCTGRVEPAFVLQAFREGADGVLVAGCHPGDCHYLDGNLRAAARHAVLVRALEQAGIEPARFRVAWASAAEGERFAATVREMTGALRALGPLRYPERALAAAAEEVRPAPAAFDVPAPLPPRAPGKPRVAFYWNASCGGCEEAVVDLGEGLPALLDRVEVVLWPVALDHKRADVEALPDGGIDVAFVNGAVRLDEQEDWSRLLRRKARVLVSFGACAHMGGVVGLGNLATPEEILDAAYRLPASVSNPGAPLPGGGGDGRAPSLPVLLPRALPLADVVPVDYTVPGCPPSPALVQAALDALLGDAPPPRGAVLAPDAALCESCPRKGSRPERLEVTALRRLATSPVDPERCFLAQGLVCLGPATRQGCQPGCVEAGMPCRGCFGPLDGVRDPGAAMLSAFASLLAGGEAELRALAEALPDPAGTFWRYSYAAGLVPARVRPAGEEGEG; encoded by the coding sequence GTGCCGCCCCGCGAGCCCCGCATCGTCGCGTTCCTGTGCAGCTGGTGCGCCTACTCCGCCGCCGACCGCGCCGGCCAGGCGCGCCTCGAGTACCCGCAGAGCCTCCTCACCGTGCGCGTCATGTGCACCGGTCGGGTCGAGCCGGCCTTCGTGCTGCAGGCGTTCCGGGAGGGAGCCGACGGCGTGCTCGTCGCGGGCTGCCACCCCGGCGACTGCCACTACCTCGACGGCAACCTCCGCGCGGCGGCGCGCCACGCGGTGCTCGTGCGCGCGCTGGAGCAGGCGGGCATCGAGCCGGCGCGCTTCCGCGTCGCCTGGGCGAGCGCCGCCGAGGGCGAGCGCTTCGCCGCGACCGTGCGCGAGATGACCGGGGCGCTGCGAGCGCTCGGGCCTCTCCGCTACCCCGAACGCGCCCTCGCCGCGGCCGCGGAGGAGGTGCGGCCTGCGCCCGCCGCGTTCGACGTGCCGGCGCCGCTGCCGCCCCGCGCGCCCGGCAAGCCTCGCGTCGCCTTCTACTGGAACGCCTCCTGCGGCGGCTGCGAGGAGGCCGTGGTGGACCTCGGCGAGGGGCTCCCGGCCCTGCTCGACCGCGTCGAGGTGGTCCTCTGGCCCGTGGCGCTCGATCACAAGCGCGCGGACGTCGAGGCGCTGCCCGACGGTGGGATCGACGTCGCGTTCGTGAACGGCGCGGTGCGGCTCGACGAGCAGGAGGACTGGTCGCGCCTGCTGCGCCGCAAGGCGCGCGTGCTCGTGTCGTTCGGCGCCTGCGCCCACATGGGCGGCGTGGTCGGCCTCGGCAACCTGGCCACCCCGGAGGAGATCCTCGACGCCGCCTACCGGCTCCCCGCGTCCGTCTCGAACCCCGGCGCGCCGCTCCCGGGCGGCGGCGGCGACGGGCGCGCGCCGTCGTTGCCGGTGCTCCTCCCGCGCGCGCTCCCGCTCGCCGACGTCGTGCCGGTCGACTACACCGTGCCGGGCTGCCCGCCCTCGCCGGCCCTCGTCCAGGCGGCGCTCGACGCGCTGCTGGGCGACGCGCCGCCGCCGCGCGGCGCGGTGCTCGCCCCCGACGCCGCCCTCTGCGAGAGCTGTCCGCGCAAGGGATCGCGCCCGGAGCGGCTCGAGGTGACCGCGCTCCGGCGCCTCGCCACCTCGCCCGTCGATCCGGAGCGCTGCTTCCTCGCGCAGGGGCTCGTCTGCCTGGGGCCGGCGACGCGCCAGGGCTGCCAGCCCGGCTGCGTCGAGGCCGGCATGCCGTGCCGCGGCTGCTTCGGGCCGCTCGACGGCGTGCGAGACCCCGGGGCGGCGATGCTGTCCGCCTTCGCGTCGCTGCTCGCGGGGGGCGAGGCGGAGCTGCGGGCCCTCGCCGAGGCGCTGCCCGATCCCGCCGGGACCTTCTGGCGCTACTCGTACGCGGCCGGGCTCGTGCCCGCGCGCGTGCGGCCCGCCGGCGAGGAGGGCGAGGGATGA